From a region of the Pukyongiella litopenaei genome:
- a CDS encoding DUF2848 domain-containing protein — MRISQADQPFDITIDHLFVAGWTGRDGAAVRHHIDELADLGVAPPSQVPLYYRVSHALLTQAPVIEVLGESSSGEVEPLLIRQGGKTWLGLASDHTDRDLEAHSVAASKQACAKPMASGVWDVDELRDRLDSLVLRCEIRENGDWVTYQDGTLASIRPLQDLMTGAGLGDNAAMLCGTLGAIGGVRPASEYRMRMEDPATGRQIALEYAVRTLPIVA; from the coding sequence ATGAGAATTTCGCAGGCTGATCAGCCCTTTGACATAACGATCGATCATCTCTTCGTGGCCGGCTGGACCGGGCGCGACGGTGCCGCCGTGCGGCACCATATCGACGAGTTGGCCGATCTCGGCGTGGCGCCGCCGTCGCAGGTCCCGCTCTATTACCGGGTGTCGCATGCGCTGCTGACCCAGGCCCCGGTGATCGAGGTGCTGGGCGAGAGCAGTTCCGGCGAGGTCGAGCCGCTGCTGATCCGGCAGGGCGGCAAGACCTGGCTGGGTCTCGCCTCGGATCATACCGACCGCGACCTCGAAGCCCATTCGGTGGCGGCGTCCAAGCAGGCCTGCGCGAAACCTATGGCCTCCGGGGTCTGGGATGTCGACGAACTGCGCGACCGTCTCGACAGCCTGGTCCTGCGCTGCGAGATCCGCGAAAACGGTGACTGGGTCACCTATCAGGACGGGACCCTGGCCTCGATCCGCCCCTTGCAGGATCTGATGACAGGCGCCGGACTGGGCGACAACGCGGCCATGCTCTGCGGCACGCTGGGTGCCATCGGTGGCGTGCGGCCGGCCTCGGAATACCGGATGCGGATGGAAGACCCTGCAACCGGCCGCCAAATCGCGCTCGAATATGCGGTGAGAACGCTTCCGATCGTCGCCTGA
- a CDS encoding TRAP transporter large permease: protein MILFTSAGLLALLALSIPVGIVLFLLAFGIDTFFSPFPLMRGLGQVVWSSSNSATLIAIPFFILLGELLVRSGIARRTYSALESWVSWLPGGLIHANIVTATLFSATSGSSVATAATVASVATPQADRLGYDPRLFSGAIAAGGTLGIMIPPSINLIVYGFLTETSIPKLFVAGLIPGFALALLFMAVTAVFCGIKPSLGGPGISATWGQRFAGLVDLVPLLGLFGVIVGSIYAGWATPTEAAAVGVAMAFAIAAMQRAVTWDMVVASLKGTVRTTAMIMLVVIGAYVLNFVLAAAGVSRALQDFLGGLGLGPLATLLIIVVIYIVLGFFIETLSLMVGTIPIIVPIIVELGYDKLWFGILMIILVEMALITPPVGLNLYVVQGVRKSGPLTDVMLGVIPYALAMLVMVGLLILFPVIALYLPQHL, encoded by the coding sequence ATGATCCTGTTCACATCCGCGGGGCTGCTCGCGCTGCTGGCGCTGTCGATCCCGGTCGGCATCGTTCTTTTCCTTCTGGCCTTTGGCATCGACACGTTCTTCAGCCCGTTTCCGCTGATGCGGGGGCTGGGCCAGGTGGTCTGGTCGTCGTCGAACAGCGCCACGCTGATCGCGATCCCGTTCTTCATCCTGCTGGGCGAGCTGCTGGTGCGCAGCGGCATAGCCCGGCGGACCTATTCGGCGCTGGAATCCTGGGTGTCGTGGCTGCCGGGCGGGCTGATCCACGCCAATATCGTCACGGCGACTCTGTTCTCGGCCACCTCGGGGTCGTCGGTAGCCACCGCCGCCACGGTGGCCTCGGTGGCGACGCCGCAGGCCGACAGGTTGGGCTACGATCCCAGGCTGTTTTCCGGCGCGATTGCCGCGGGTGGCACGCTGGGCATCATGATCCCGCCGTCGATCAACCTGATCGTCTACGGTTTCCTGACCGAGACCTCGATACCGAAACTGTTCGTCGCCGGTCTGATCCCGGGCTTTGCCCTGGCGCTGCTGTTCATGGCCGTGACCGCGGTCTTCTGCGGCATCAAGCCGTCGCTGGGCGGGCCGGGGATCTCGGCAACATGGGGCCAGCGGTTCGCCGGGCTGGTGGATCTCGTCCCGCTGCTCGGGCTGTTCGGCGTCATCGTCGGGTCGATCTATGCCGGCTGGGCCACCCCGACCGAAGCCGCCGCCGTCGGTGTCGCCATGGCGTTTGCCATCGCCGCAATGCAGCGCGCGGTCACCTGGGACATGGTCGTGGCCAGCCTCAAGGGCACGGTGCGCACCACCGCGATGATCATGCTGGTGGTGATCGGGGCCTATGTGCTGAATTTCGTGCTGGCCGCCGCCGGGGTCAGCCGTGCCCTGCAGGATTTTCTCGGCGGGCTGGGTCTCGGGCCGCTGGCCACGCTGCTCATCATCGTGGTGATCTACATCGTGCTGGGCTTTTTCATCGAGACGCTGTCGCTGATGGTCGGCACCATCCCGATCATCGTGCCGATCATCGTCGAGCTCGGCTATGACAAGCTGTGGTTCGGCATCCTGATGATCATCCTCGTCGAAATGGCGCTGATCACGCCGCCGGTCGGGCTCAACCTGTATGTGGTGCAGGGGGTCCGGAAATCGGGACCGCTGACCGACGTGATGCTGGGCGTGATCCCCTATGCGCTGGCGATGCTGGTCATGGTCGGCCTGCTGATCCTCTTCCCCGTCATCGCGCTTTATCTTCCGCAGCATCTCTAG
- a CDS encoding TRAP transporter small permease subunit — MTTTLSLLRTLNEKLAIAAGLLLLASVMITLFDIVARPLGLSLGGTDELSGYAMAIVTSWGVSYALTCLAHVRIDLLRERGTKAVRAWFDAVSILSLAGVAVTVAYRGWPVLEKSIQSHSRANTTLETPLWIPQSLWMAGWAWFAFSAVILAVSVCMFLAGGRHDDIDEFAGSRGEA; from the coding sequence ATGACCACGACCCTCTCGTTGCTCAGGACCCTGAACGAAAAACTGGCGATTGCCGCTGGCCTGCTCTTGCTGGCCAGCGTGATGATCACGCTGTTCGACATCGTCGCCAGACCGCTGGGCCTGTCGCTGGGCGGAACCGATGAACTTTCGGGTTATGCCATGGCGATCGTGACGAGCTGGGGCGTGAGCTATGCCCTCACCTGTCTTGCCCATGTGCGTATCGACCTGCTGCGGGAACGCGGGACCAAGGCGGTGCGGGCGTGGTTCGACGCGGTGTCGATCCTGTCGCTGGCGGGTGTTGCGGTGACGGTGGCCTATCGCGGCTGGCCGGTGCTGGAGAAATCCATCCAGAGCCATTCGCGGGCCAACACGACACTGGAAACCCCGCTGTGGATCCCGCAATCGCTGTGGATGGCGGGCTGGGCGTGGTTCGCGTTCTCCGCCGTCATCCTGGCGGTTTCGGTCTGCATGTTCCTGGCGGGCGGCCGCCATGACGACATCGACGAATTCGCCGGATCGCGAGGTGAAGCATGA
- a CDS encoding TRAP transporter substrate-binding protein, translating to MKRTIGLAAAALVLPGFAAFAAEELAVVGSWSGLPLHKEYERPFWEEKLPAASDGGITVNLTTHDQMGINGGDVFRMLGQGVFDVGMTVADYAVADSPALEGLDVPLIATDATTARKMVDAARPLVDDIYAEIFNAKVLGVAPYPPQVVFCNGEIGSLADLQGKKIRASGRLTGKLLEALGAEAVSVSFGEVPGALQKGVVDCAVTGAGSGYSAGWWEVSTHLMPIPLGGWDPVVIAMNLDRWNSLDAETQALIETSVADELESPAWASAQTALETDVACLTGNGECPGETRGMTLVAATEADEQRARDILTSEVLPDWAARAGGDWGQRWNDAVGAATGVQIPLE from the coding sequence ATGAAACGCACCATCGGCCTCGCTGCCGCCGCCCTCGTCCTGCCGGGATTTGCCGCCTTCGCGGCGGAAGAACTCGCCGTTGTCGGCAGTTGGAGCGGCCTGCCGCTGCACAAGGAATACGAGCGGCCATTCTGGGAAGAAAAGCTGCCGGCGGCCAGCGATGGCGGCATCACCGTCAACCTGACCACCCATGACCAGATGGGCATCAATGGTGGCGACGTGTTCCGGATGCTGGGGCAGGGCGTGTTCGATGTGGGCATGACCGTGGCTGATTATGCCGTTGCCGATTCGCCCGCGCTGGAAGGGCTCGACGTGCCGCTCATCGCCACCGATGCCACCACGGCCAGGAAGATGGTCGATGCCGCCCGCCCGCTGGTCGACGACATCTATGCCGAGATCTTCAATGCCAAGGTGCTGGGGGTCGCGCCCTATCCGCCGCAGGTCGTGTTCTGCAATGGTGAGATCGGGTCGCTCGCCGACCTTCAGGGCAAGAAAATCCGTGCCTCGGGCCGCCTGACCGGCAAGCTGCTCGAGGCGCTGGGCGCCGAGGCGGTCAGCGTCAGTTTCGGCGAAGTGCCGGGCGCGCTGCAGAAAGGCGTTGTGGACTGCGCGGTGACCGGTGCGGGCTCGGGCTACAGCGCCGGCTGGTGGGAGGTATCGACCCACCTGATGCCGATCCCTCTCGGTGGCTGGGACCCGGTGGTGATCGCGATGAACCTCGACAGGTGGAACAGCCTGGACGCCGAAACGCAGGCCCTGATCGAAACTTCCGTCGCCGACGAACTCGAATCCCCGGCCTGGGCCAGCGCGCAGACCGCGCTCGAAACCGACGTGGCCTGCCTGACCGGCAATGGCGAATGCCCGGGCGAGACGCGCGGCATGACGCTGGTCGCAGCCACCGAGGCCGACGAGCAGAGGGCGCGGGATATCCTGACATCCGAGGTTCTGCCGGACTGGGCCGCGCGTGCGGGCGGTGACTGGGGCCAGCGCTGGAATGACGCGGTCGGTGCCGCCACCGGTGTTCAGATCCCGCTGGAATGA
- a CDS encoding putative hydro-lyase: MDSIPLHKRVTHDQLAAMPVGQVRQALRENAYAGHTAGLCNGRLQCNLVILPAADGEDFLGFCEANPVFCPLVGVSQPGRPQIDRLGAEIDLRTDLPLFFVYRPGQAVERRQDIKALWREDLMAFAVGCSFTFEHALMRAGIGMRHVENGVTVPMFRTNIATRPAGRFAGPAVVSMRPIPEGDADRVRDICARFPHAHGAPIHIGNPGDIGIANLNRPDWGEAVRLRDGEVAAFWGCGVTTQVALSGAAPEIAITHAPGAMLITDADETDPNVLIPIESQ, encoded by the coding sequence ATGGATTCGATTCCCCTGCACAAACGGGTGACGCATGATCAACTTGCGGCCATGCCGGTCGGGCAGGTCAGGCAGGCGCTGCGGGAAAATGCCTATGCCGGACATACGGCCGGGCTGTGCAATGGCAGGCTGCAATGCAATCTGGTGATCCTGCCCGCGGCAGATGGCGAGGATTTCCTCGGGTTCTGCGAGGCCAACCCGGTTTTCTGCCCGCTTGTGGGCGTGTCGCAACCCGGCAGGCCGCAGATTGACAGGCTCGGCGCCGAGATCGACCTGCGCACCGATTTGCCGCTGTTTTTCGTCTATCGCCCGGGGCAGGCCGTCGAGCGGCGCCAGGACATAAAGGCCCTGTGGCGCGAGGATCTCATGGCGTTCGCCGTCGGTTGCTCCTTCACCTTCGAGCACGCTCTGATGCGCGCCGGGATCGGGATGCGCCATGTCGAGAACGGCGTGACGGTCCCGATGTTCCGCACCAATATCGCCACGCGGCCCGCTGGCCGCTTTGCCGGACCGGCCGTGGTCAGCATGCGGCCTATCCCCGAAGGCGATGCAGACCGGGTCAGGGACATCTGTGCCCGGTTTCCACATGCGCATGGCGCACCGATCCATATCGGCAACCCCGGCGACATCGGGATCGCGAATCTGAACAGACCGGATTGGGGCGAAGCGGTGCGCCTGCGCGATGGCGAGGTGGCTGCCTTTTGGGGCTGCGGGGTGACGACGCAGGTGGCGCTGTCCGGCGCCGCCCCCGAGATCGCGATCACCCATGCGCCGGGTGCGATGCTGATCACCGACGCCGACGAGACCGACCCGAACGTCCTGATACCCATTGAATCGCAATGA
- a CDS encoding SOS response-associated peptidase encodes MCGRFVDPNLRSAGLDTSWLKIDPFEGWQRRFNVKPTQDIVLLTPDLRPMIARWWLVPSWHKGALSDWKATTFNARIEDAATKPTFRAVWNRGRCLIPMAGYYEWTGTKGRKTPHFIRGTGNEENLYAAGLASRWGDLLTCTMLTRAANESVADIHHRMPVILDTAERETWLTGGGDPAGLGEKAGLTHHPVRRFGRDDDGPDLIEEFAADP; translated from the coding sequence ATGTGCGGAAGATTCGTTGATCCCAACCTGCGCAGCGCCGGGCTGGATACCTCCTGGCTGAAGATCGACCCGTTCGAGGGCTGGCAGCGGCGCTTCAACGTGAAGCCGACGCAGGACATCGTGCTGCTGACGCCCGATCTCCGCCCCATGATTGCCCGCTGGTGGCTCGTGCCGTCCTGGCACAAGGGCGCGCTGTCCGACTGGAAGGCAACCACGTTCAACGCCCGGATCGAGGATGCCGCCACCAAGCCCACATTCCGCGCGGTCTGGAACAGGGGCCGCTGCCTGATCCCGATGGCGGGGTATTATGAATGGACCGGCACCAAGGGGCGCAAAACGCCCCATTTCATTCGCGGCACCGGCAACGAGGAAAACCTATACGCCGCCGGGCTGGCATCCCGGTGGGGCGACCTGTTGACCTGCACGATGCTGACACGGGCGGCCAACGAAAGCGTGGCCGATATTCACCACCGGATGCCGGTCATCCTCGACACCGCGGAACGCGAAACATGGCTGACAGGCGGCGGCGATCCGGCCGGGCTGGGGGAAAAGGCCGGCCTCACCCATCATCCCGTCCGCCGGTTCGGTCGGGACGATGACGGGCCGGACCTGATCGAGGAATTTGCCGCAGACCCGTGA
- a CDS encoding TetR/AcrR family transcriptional regulator — translation MTKRLTRDDWIAHGLVVLRDKGHEALKAEPMASALGVSRGSFYWHFPSLGDFHGAILRAWRSATTERVIADLKGLPPGRDQLATLIQRAIGNPQVIEKAVRRWGGVDPLAAACVREVDQLRFDYLDELFRNAGATGDEAAARATLLTWAFIGRTFAPDLVAGLQGAAIDDLTMLLLGREQEDQS, via the coding sequence ATGACAAAACGCCTTACCCGGGATGACTGGATTGCACATGGGCTCGTCGTCCTTCGGGACAAGGGCCACGAGGCGCTCAAGGCCGAGCCGATGGCCAGCGCGCTCGGGGTGTCGCGCGGCAGTTTCTATTGGCATTTCCCTTCGCTCGGTGACTTTCACGGTGCCATACTCCGGGCCTGGCGCAGCGCGACGACCGAGAGGGTCATCGCGGATCTCAAGGGGCTGCCGCCGGGCCGGGATCAACTCGCGACCCTGATTCAGCGTGCAATCGGGAACCCGCAGGTGATCGAGAAAGCCGTCCGCCGCTGGGGCGGTGTCGACCCGCTGGCCGCGGCCTGCGTCCGAGAGGTCGATCAGCTCAGGTTCGACTATCTGGATGAGCTGTTCCGGAACGCGGGCGCAACCGGGGACGAGGCTGCCGCCCGCGCCACGCTGCTGACCTGGGCATTCATCGGCCGCACCTTCGCGCCTGATCTGGTCGCCGGTCTGCAAGGGGCCGCCATTGACGATCTGACGATGCTTCTGCTTGGGCGCGAGCAGGAAGACCAGTCATGA